The sequence acaaaaataaagaacacattTACAGGCTTTACATATCCATTATTACTATCATTCTAATTATGCCACTGTTTGCCCTGCATGATAATTAAGCACTATTAATAATTTGAGTGAAGGTGTAGGAGCTAATTATGAGGTTAATTTCTCTCAGTTAAGGAGTCTGTCTCAAAGTGTCCCAGGATGCAGCCCCCCACCGCAtattaatacagtacaataaaatgtgtatacaccgatcagccataacattatgaccacctgcctaatattgtgtaggtcccccttttgccaccaaaacagccctgacccgtcgaggcaaggactccactagacctctgaaggtgtgctgtggtatctggcaccaagacgttagcagcagatccttcaagtcctgtaagttgcgaggtggggcctccatggatcggacttgtttgtccagcacatcccacagatgcttgattggattgagatctgtggaatttggaggccaagtcaacaccttgaactcatgattcatcagaccaggccaccttcttccattgctccatggtccagttctgatgctcacgtgcccattgtaggcgctttcggcagtggacaggggtcagcatgggcaccctgactggtctgcgtctacgcagccccatacgcaacaaactgcgatgcactgtgtgttctgacacctttctatcagaaccagcattcactttttcaacaatttgagctacagtagctcgtctgttggatcggaccacacgggccagccttcgctccccacgtgcatcagtgagccttggccgcccatgaccctgtcaccggttcaccgcttttccttccttggaccacttttgataggtactgaccactgcagaccgggaacaccccacaagagctgcagttttggagatgctctgacccagttgtctagccttcacaatttggcccttgtcaaagtcgcgcagatccttacgcttgcccattttttctgcttctaacacatcaactttgagtacaaaatgttcacttgctgcctaatacatcccacccactgacaggtgccatgattacgagattatcagtgttattcacttcacctgtcagtggtcattatgttatggctgatcggtgtatgttatTCTGCTGTCCTGTATCTGATGTCGGGGACTGTGGTGGTGAATGTCCTGATGTGAGGAATCCAAGGTTTTGTTAAAACTTTTAGGAGATATTTAGAAAGTATAGGTAAACCCAtgaatgtataaaaataaaataataacaaaatggtGACACCCCACCTGTAAGGCATGGACTCACTTCACTGTCAATCAGCTGATGAGGCTGAGGCGGCACTACGTCATCACGGCACATTGGAAGGTTCCTGTGTTTGTGGGTAAAGGGGATGTGCAATaattttttgctttattttctttgtattaaTGTTGGTTTGTCTTTCTTTATGGTATCAGATATGTTATTTATTGCCATTGTGATTTCaaatgttattaattaattaaaaatgaattaaagagAAGGAGTAATCAGAACCTGTTTTCATTTAACCATAACTTTTGTCTAGATGTGTTTTCCTAGGATCAATTAGATTTCTTGGAATGAAAATAGCATTTTCCtggaaccaaaactgcattttcCATCCCTATCTTTTCCCCATCTTGGAACGTCCATGGCTGGACTGGGAACCTCTAGTGTAAATGGTGCTTCATGTTCCTCCCTCACGCCCTGGCTCTTCATGAAACTGCAACTCCATAATACCCATGTCCTCTTGAGTTAAAGCATTTATAGGAGCAAAGCAAGACTCTCACAGGTATGGTACGTGAACTGCTGGCAACCTTCATATCCTGAAAAACAGTGGTGGAATATTAACTTCTGACAAATTGTTTTAGTCTTTAAGAATTGTAAGTACAAGTGTTATCTTGAATCATATTTCTGAAGAATGACAGACACCTTCTTTATATTCAGAAAGTGGACACACTCCAGCCAAATGCTGAGAAAGCCCTGACTGCACACCGCACAGTGCCCCGCCTGCGACAGCAGGGCCTGCAGGGACGGGTTCTGGACCAGCACTGGGACCACAGAGGACCGGCATCTTTGCTCCCTCAGAATCAGTCTGGCCGTGGTTTCCTGAGAACGACAAACCAGCAGTTCACATTGTGAGCTAGTGTCTCAAAGCCTTACAGATCATTTCTATATTATTGTTGACAGAAACAATGTAACCTCCCAAAGTCAAAAGAGAGGAATATTCAGTACAGTGAGTTCAAACCGTGTGTCTGTATCCATTTAACTCCACAGAAGTCTGTGTATCGGACAGCTACACACACTTACACCTACACAAGGTGTCTTGCTTATAAAACCGACCGATTTAATAAAATCAGTCTGAAGTAGGAAATATATTTCTTGCATTTAATATCATTACATTGATAAAGGGAGATAAAAGTAGTCCCACTTACAACTTAATACATAAGAGCCCCTCTGCCTATAGGGAGGATTGGTTCCTTTAACATATGAAGGTCTGAGATAGCGCATAGTGATGTATTCATATACAGAATGACTGAACCTCAGCACAGCGTATCAACTGCTTCATATTCTACAGGGATACTTGGATTAAACGTTATGTCTCTAACCTGAAGAGACATACAATGGGAAATACTTGCAccattttaacattaaaatagatgacattacatttattctaaacaagacattttctttggattgaaaaggaataaaaattagtttttttctgaGATATTACAAAAGCATTTCAAGAACAACTGTCTAAACATTATAAACAATAGTGAAGAAGAGCACGTCTAAACAGATTCTAAACAACAGTGAAGAACAGATGTCTCAATACAGAAGACAAATCCAGCAGATGCATCAGACTGAACTTTTTTTTCATAGGTTGCAACTTTAACATACTGTCATTAAATTACAAGCATGAAGTAactattaaatatacatgtagtCATTACTACAGAGCATTCTGCACTCATCACAACGAGAAACCTTCAAAGTCAAGGCCTCCTCCTGCTGGACCGACTCCACCGGCTCCTTCTGAATGAAGGGGTTTTCTTCGCAGTGCAGCTGCTCCAGCTGTAACTGCTGGAACTGAAGGGGATGTAAAACGTTAGATTATTATCATAAcgctggttccctgaaaaagaaagacaactattaccgaatgggaagagccttctgacctgccaatcatgtgaaaacatgtaccaaaagtgcccaataggggccctgctgggagGAGAAGCCCTTCCCCCATGCCTGTGAAGCGTCTCCTCCTCACAGTAAcaacctgccatttcttcatcatgAAGGTCATCTGGCCGAGCGACCCCTGAAGGGTAATGGAACCAGGGgtatgataataacctaacaactattaccgaatgggaagactgTACCAGAGCTGGCGTGGAGTCCGGACACCTGATTTAAGCCCATTACCATCCATGGCTAGCGCAGCAGAGCCTCACGGCACCTGAGGGCAAGCCACCTGCATTACCTGAGTGCCCAGTGTAGGGCGCACCTGGTCTGCAACATTCAGGTGGTAGAACCTTGTGAAAGTTTGACGACTGGAGCATGTTGCAACGTTACACAGGTCCTCCAGTGAGGCGCCATGAAAAAAATGGCTTGTGCCGAGATGTGTTCTGGCACGGGAACCTTTGCATTTTCAGAGATGGGAGACAGATCGCATCCACCACGCAATGAGCCAGTCATAGACCCAAAGCAGACAAAAAGTTGGTCGGAGCTGGGAAGTGCACAGTCCTCTCCATATAACACCTGAAGGCCCAAATCGGACACAGTGTGTGAAGTCTGTAGACCTCATCTGACACATGTGAAGGGGGGGGTGGAATGAATCCAGGACGATAGGTCGATTGATGTGAAAAGCTGACACAACCTTGGGTAGGAAGGCCGGGTTCGTCCTCAGTGTGACCCTGTCGTTGCTTCcagagaagatcagacaggctttaccCATAGACAAGGCATGAATCACTGAGTCTCCTTGCGGAAGTTATTGCTAAAAGGAAGGAAACCTTAGCAAGAGAAAGTAGAGCTCCATTGTGGAAACGGGCTCAAAGGGAGCTCTGCTAAGTCCCCGAAGGACTAGCTCCAAGTCCCAGACTGGAATTGTGACCTTCAATGGCTCAGCCGCCTTACTCCCATCAGGGATAGTGTCACCAGGAACGGGGCTCCTGTGGAGACAGCGTCAAAATTATCGTGATACGCTGTGATAGCAGCCAGATAAACCTTCAgagtggatgcagatttcccttcctccagcagctgctgcaggaagCACAGCACAGTCGTTATGGGGCATGACACTGGATCCACGTTTCTGGCTAGGCACCAGTTCTGGAAGGCTGACCACTAAACATATTGAGCTCTGGTAGTAGGGGCTCAGGCATAATCCTGTCTGGCAGTCCTAGTGACATTAGACGGAGCCTTTCAGGGCCagacccacaactgcagctgtgctgggtttGGGTGCCACAGGAGTCCGTCTCCTTGCCAGGGTTCCATACTGAGCATGTGCACTAGTGTTGCAAACCATAACTGTCTCGGCCACTGGGGGCAAATCAGGAGGAAGTGCAAGTGGGGAGAAGGCGTATAGCAATTCCCCGAGGCCACAGGCGAGCAAGGCATCCACACCAGGGGACCCCTCCTACTTTCAGCACAGGGGCACTGAGTCGTTGCCTGAGTAGCAAGAGGTCGACTCAAGCCCATCCAAGCGACTCCCAGATCTACTCTACCAGGACTCAATCTCCATTCCAAGCTGTCCAGTCCTCccagagagaggaggtccaAAGCTCTGTTGGACACACCTGGCAGATGTATTGCCCTAACCGATCGGAGATTGTCTCAGGCCCACAGGAGAAGTTTGCATGCCACACAATGTAGTTCAGGTGAGCGCATGCCTCCACTGGGGGTTGATTCAAGCCACCACTGTCGTGTTGTCTGTCCAAACTAAGACATGCTTGTTCAACAGGACGTGTTGGCTTGCAGCTCCTGTCTCTGACAGGAGGACAAGTATCACTTTGGAGTCGAACCGCATTCCCAAGAACACCACCGAATGCATGTGTTTGAGAGAGCTCTGCTACATGTGAACTGAAACCCAGTGTATTCACATATTGCATGACCTCTGTCATGTGTTCCTCTGCCTGTATCCTGGAGTCTGTGCAATTGGCCAGTCATCCAGGTTGTTCTGATCCCCTTTGACCTGAGGGGGCCAGGACTGCATCCAAGCATCCGTGCAGGGCACCAGTGAGAGGCCAATCTGCAGCACACAGAATTCGTACGCTTGGTCCTGAAGGGCAAAGGATAGCTATGTCCTGTGCATTGGGAGGATGGGGACATGGAAATAGGTGTCCCTGAGGTCTATTGACATGAACCAGTTGCCCAGTCAGACTGACTGGAGGATAGACTGTGCAGTAAACATGTGGAAGTTTCATGCGGATCGAGAATGGATCTTAAGCCTCCGTCCTTTGGCACTAGGAAGTACCGTGAGTAGAACCTCGTGAGTTCTCTCGGTCCACCTGTCATATAGCTCATTTCTCTTGCATTATTGCAATCTCTTGAGCAATAGTTCTTGCCCTTCTGCGCATCTGACAGTAGTGGTCAGCACTCCTCTGAGGAAGGGAGAGCCAGAGCGGAAATGGAGGGCGTATCCGTGGCTCATTGTCTTTCGTCTCTGGGGACATTCTACCTGCGGTTTAGTCGGGGGGGTTGCAGGGCTAGCTTCTCCCCTTAAGCTTCCAGCTGAAAAGTCAATTTTAACCTTGGCTTGTGTAGAAccatctcggaaataagtggagaagtcgcggagataaagcaaatagaaccttaatcaagccggctcggaagccccacgtcaggaataattccttcagtgaggacttaatgtttacaaacatgagtgcagctttataggaaaatgacgtaaaaTCTTATGGCctttcatccaatcagaagatacaggtccgggtccgtttatgatctgtcctcccgtgaagaggtgatggatacaaaaagcagatgtccgtctttgatgtgcactaggaagatgcgatcccacggtcgtcatttacctagtgtcaatcattcattaacagaaacaattcctgcctatcttgagaaacaattaagtcataaacaaattctcagcagacatctgtaggctatttcggcacagtgtgatcttttattactgacaggagtttctaacaaatcaaccttgttgaccctttacttgtcctgctaaatctaatctgctcagtctgtatacaaactacttctaatgctagtattaatataaacattatataattatcacaaaacactttcttcaacttcctatacagagtcttcagctTGCATCTGGCCTCTGGTATGCTGGTAACTTGGCCATGCGCTGCCAGCCTGCGGctgcaggttttttttgttcctcaccCACTGTATCCCCCGAGGGTAGGGCCAGTGGCACGACTGGGGCTGTCTTCTCGGCTGTTGAAGGTCGACATACTTTGACAACATTTCCTTCGCCCTGGCTGAGCGTTTATGCTCAGGTCGACAGTGGTCCCGAAAGTTTGACCAGGTGTAATTGATGCGTTGAGGAGGATGGACATCTCTTCCTGTCAGGGCAGGTGATGGAGGGGCCAGTTTCCTCTCATTCAGATGGTATCGCATTTGGCGCTGGGTGGCCATAGCTATTGTCTAAACTCTCCCATTTGACGCAGCAGTGTTTGaactcatcctcctcctccctcgccCGAGGGGGTGGAGACTCCCATCTCCTCCTAGAGGGAGACCAGCATATATGCCATTGTGGAGTGCATATGGGGGAGAAGTAGAGAACATGAGCGCCTGCTCGCCGGCGATCTCCATCTTGGGGAAAGACTCTCCGGGGAGCGCTTGAATAGAGGGGGGGTGAAGCCAATTGCTCTCTAGCTGGGATGTTGATAGCCCAAAATGGAACTAAAATACTGAGGCAGGGTGGCTTCTCCCAGCTCCTCACAACAgattctgtgtctgtgtgcaggttCATATCCACCTCCGGGGTGTGGTTGATATTGATGTGTCGATGTCGAAAATGGAGCTTCGCGACGTGAGTTAGGGAGGGAGGCACAATCCATAGATCGAGTCGCCCGAGAGACACTCTCCCTCCCTGAATACCTCGATGGGGAGGAGGTGAGATCCGTGGATCGAGTCTCAGCCAAGACACTCTGCTCTCCGTGTCAACTTTGATATAGGATAAAGGAGGCGTGATCCAAAGATTGAGTCTCAGTTACACTCTCCAGTGTATCCTGATGTGTCAACCTCGATGGATGTTGAGGTAGATATTCGATGCGTCGACGTCAATGGATTTCGAGGTCGATATCGATGTGTTGACGTCGACGGATTTCGAGGTGGTACAAAGAGGTGATTTACATGGTAGATCTCTATAGAGGAGCCAAAGCCAGCTCTATGTGTGAGAAAAACTACTGCACAAAACTTACCTCCGCAGAGAGGATACGCACAGCAGATCTTAAGGGAGGGATTGAAGTCAGCTCCGAGCGAGACTCCTGCTGTACACTTATCTCCGAAGAGAAGAAAAACTCTACAAGAAGACCGAAGTCTAAAAAACTCTGAAGAGCGGTGAGCACACTTCTCCACTTTTAGCATGCACGCATGCGAAATTAAACTAAAAGCATGCATCACTGgcaaggtgaaagaagaaatggcaggttgCTACTGTGAGGAGGAGACACTTCACAGGCACAGGGGCAGGACTCCTCCTCCCAGCAGgacccctattgggcagctttggtacatgttttcacatgattggcaggtcagaaggctcttcccaatTGGTAATGGTTGTCTTTGAAAGGGAACCATGTATTTCTCTACTGAGgttcagtgttttgtattttgttaaactGTTTACATCAAGTCCTGGGCTGGACTTTGGACTGTTATTTGAGACAATGTACTCTTTGTTGTATTTAGTACTCTGTTGCTAAGCCTCAGTACagtatattttttgcatttgaaTGTCGATTTATTGCAGATTCCTACTTTTATAACACTCTCTCAGAACATCATTGTTTTAGTGGGAATTGGATATGACAGAggtcctgtcatttctttgtcataaGTCTGTTTTTTCCTTCACCTATACCCTGGtaatgtttgtctgtttgtcttACCTTTTTTATTGTCCTAGTTGGTCATTTATTTTGgcatggttttcatttttaatacacCTGGCACCAAGTTAGTGGAAATGTTACAATACTAATATTAATGAGAACTAATATACACCTGTAGCAGGCAGCTGATTAAGAGCCTGATATGCCACTAATGACCACCAGGGAAGAGGGAGGTGCCGCGTGACTGCGCTCTTCTGCCCTTGTCCTCGAGCAACAGAGCACTTCATGCCTGCTGTCCAGTGCTGACCGAGGGCAGCAGATATAATTCAGCCTCTCCTCGGGTTGAGTATATTCTCTCGCACTACAGGATGCCAGTTTTGGACTCATCTCTATAAACACTGGACAAGTGACCATGAGCACAGACTCCTTCGCCAGCCACAGGGACATCTCTTTCCTGGGGCTGTCAGAGGATCCTGTGCTGGAAAGACGGTCAGTTCGGGGTTCTCCAGCTACTGTCGCTTTATTGCTTCAGGCTGACTAGTTTTCACTAATGTTTGCTTGCTAACTGAATTCATTTTCATTGTCTTGATATACTTTACTACACTTCCTACTTACCTCTCTTCCGGCATCAGGTCAGTTTAGGTTTTCTCTACGTTCTGTATGTCTTCTATGTCAGTATTTTCCAGAGCATCCTTTAGTCCCTGTAGTTACTGTAGGTCTATCCCTGCTAGTTCTGTGGTGCTGCAATTCCGTACGTTTAACCCCGTCTTTATTATCTTTTATTACAAACTACACAatgcacttttttcttttttcattgctTCACTACAGTCTGGGCTGGGTTTATTGTGGTGCATCTAAGTAAAGTAAACGGTTTTGTTAGAACTCATTTTCTCTGTATCCCTCGACTGGTTTGTGCATGTTGTTCTGTTTATTATTCAATAATTGTTGATTGTATTTGGGAGGTGGAAAGTGGAATTGTTGGGTTTGCTTTTTATCATTtttcttgtttggttttgtaCCTATCTTGGGTGCACAAGAAGCACAGTTGCAATGGCAATATCAGTCTTCTATCAGTTCATTCTCTCCTCCCTGCCACCCAACTGCTGTCTATGAGTTGGATTGTTACAAACCACAGGATCAAtagatttgtatgttaataaaCTACAGTActaccattattattttatactggAATATACTGAATTCGCACAAAGTTGGACTATAAATAcatcaggaaaataaaaaatgtaaaggatTTAACCATTGGAGTCATGAGAGAAAAGTGAGTTTAGCTTCTTTCACACCTTTTGCCCTAAGAACACAATCCTAaagcatttcattattttaatcaaaTACCATCATGCATGTGACCCCATACATACATGAACTGGAAACATCTTGAGCTGATTCCCTGCAACATCCATAACGCGGAGCCGGCTCAGCCTGTGGAGGCCCTAAGGTGAGAAACGCTGGATTCAGCAGGTTCCACACGCAATGAGGTGAGTAACACTGGTGTGACAACCCCCAACATAAAGACTAATGTTTAAGATTATACCTGACAACTGACATGAACACCCAGAGTGGAGGAGAGGGGTGACTGAAGGATGCATACCTCAGGAAGCCCCCGGAGCTGGTTTCTTGCCAGGTTGAGCCTGGTGAGgttggagaggaggcagagctCCTGTGGGAGATGGGACAGCTTGTTCCTGGCTAAGTGGAGCTCCAGCAGCTCCTTCAGTGAGCCCAGCTGGGACGGCACCTCCTCCAGCCCATTGTTGTTCAGACTGAGATGCTGCAGTTTGACCAGCCTGGAAACAGCGAGTCACTGTGATGTCTAAATGTCCTAAAAAGTCACTCAGAAAACCTTGAACTTGATCATGTATTTCACCATATGCTCCCCAGGTTGATTCCTTCTAAAGACTAATATATTATTGAAACAgcactatattatatattatatatttacttcAGATATTTCACATACTGCTAGAGTAGAAGCAAGGAAAACAGGAAATCTGGATACAACTGTGTTAACAGCTACAGAGAAGACTGTGGATTGTGAGAGATACGGTTTCCCCACTGGCCTGTGAAAAGCCACAGAGAAACAGCAGCGACAGAGCGGGGTACCTGCCGATTCCTGGAGGGATGGTTTCGATCTTGTTGTGGTTCAGATTGAGAAGTACAAGATTAGAGAGTCCTTCTGTAATATACAAGTGTTATACAAATGTTATAAAACACCCGGTTACAAGATTACATTTCAATTAtgattatttcttagcagacacctttacaAAACATTAGGCTGAGACAAGTGCCTTGAATATAgtcaataacaaattaaatggcAAACATCCTTGTTATACCACGATGTGCACGGATTGTAGCACGAATTGATCAAATtcataaacataaattaatcattaaaatatatgtcAGCAAAACTGAACCCCCATGTATGTATGGGATGTAGTCTGACAACGGTGATCCGCGCAGCTTCATTATTTTACACAAGAACAAAACGTGCAGGACTTCCTGGGGGAGAATCTATATAAAGCGAAAAGCGTCAGACAGGACAGGAGCCAAAATCTCCTGCAGATTAAATTACAAACAATATGGcgagttattttttaattgtatacaagtatttttaattcataaaaACTATTTTCTGATTAACAGCGTATTTAGTATTTCACAAATATTAATGATCGTTCTCACATTTATGAAACACATTcctattaattaaatgtatttatgaccACGTTTACGTCGTGCGAAGCGAGGCATATCTGTACAAGAGTGTTCAATGTTTGTTTTCCACAAAAAtcgaaaaataatgaaattatgaaatacaaaaaataggaTTCAATGCAAAATACCTATCTGAAGCTGTCTGGTATTTGTAGAAGTGCCGCTACCTTTCCTCTATCGGTACACACGTGTGCTGACTGCCGACCTACCCAGCGCCTCCGCCGGTATGTGCGCGATGCGGTTGCCGAACAGGTGCAGCTTCTTCAGGGAGCCGAGATGCCCGAGCGCCGGTGGCAGCTCCTGGAGCGCATTGTTCCCCAGGTTGAGCTCCGTCAACTGCACAAGAAGAGTTATTTGAAAATGATGTTGAATGAAAACAATTCAAATGAAAAGGGACGTcagtgtacatttaaaaacactgatTTTAACAGTTGAGAACGCACTACACCAATCAAGTAATGCCCCTGATGAGGAAAGAGGAAATTATTTGCAATGTAAAGTGCCTGTATTTTCCcaaaacatgtttatattacaaaataactGGCACTTCCACAAAGTGCATGCCAGTGAGAATAGCTGTTGCTCGGAGCGCAGTGGATCCACGCAGACAAACCCGCAGCTGCGCTCACCCTGCGCAGCGCCTGCAGCTCCGTCGGACACGCGGCGATTGAGTTGTTTTGCAGCTGCAGGGACAGAAGCGACGGTAATTGTGCAACAGCTTTAGGGATGCTGTTAATCTTCCTATCATTCAAGTTTA is a genomic window of Amia ocellicauda isolate fAmiCal2 chromosome 10, fAmiCal2.hap1, whole genome shotgun sequence containing:
- the lrrc69 gene encoding leucine-rich repeat-containing protein 69 encodes the protein MADSLVLRAIRGNARRLNLNDRKINSIPKAVAQLPSLLSLQLQNNSIAACPTELQALRRLTELNLGNNALQELPPALGHLGSLKKLHLFGNRIAHIPAEALEGLSNLVLLNLNHNKIETIPPGIGRLVKLQHLSLNNNGLEEVPSQLGSLKELLELHLARNKLSHLPQELCLLSNLTRLNLARNQLRGLPEGLHRLSRLRVMDVAGNQLKMFPVHFQQLQLEQLHCEENPFIQKEPVESVQQEEALTLKETTARLILREQRCRSSVVPVLVQNPSLQALLSQAGHCAVCSQGFLSIWLECVHFLNIKKDMKVASSSRTIPVRVLLCSYKCFNSRGHGYYGVAVS